In Miscanthus floridulus cultivar M001 chromosome 5, ASM1932011v1, whole genome shotgun sequence, one genomic interval encodes:
- the LOC136454457 gene encoding uncharacterized protein — MATLSRFISHLGEKGLPFFKLLKASERFSWSDEVDIAFEQLKLFLTNPSIMMVPQPDKTLLIYITATSHVVSPTIIIERKEAGHAYKVQRSVYFISEVLNEPKTCYPQVQKLLYAILITSRKLHHYFKYYKIVVVIEFPLGDILHNKEANGRIIKWAIELDTYSIEFRSRPTIKSYALADFVAE, encoded by the coding sequence atggctactctcagccgctttatatcacacctcggtgaaaagggactaccgttcttcaaactcctcaaggcctctgagcgcttctcctggtcggaTGAGGTAGacatagcttttgagcagctcaagttgtttctaacaaatcCTTCGATCATGATGGTGCCTCAACCAGacaaaactctactgatctacatcaccgccacttctcaTGTGGTTAGCCCAACTATCATCATCGAACGCAAGGAGGCCGGGCATGCTTATAAGGTGCAACGTTCGgtctacttcattagcgaggtccttaatgagcccaaaacatgttatcctcaagttcagaaactgTTATACGCTATTCTGATCACATCAcgcaagctccaccattacttcaagtattacaagatcgttGTGGTcattgagttccctctaggggacattctccacaacaaagaggccaacggccgcattatcaagtgggctatcgagctcgacacttactccatcgaattcagaagtaggcctaccatcaagtcatatgCGCTCGCTGACTTTGTTGCTGAGtag